The nucleotide window ATTGTatttttacctaatattaacaatttaaaatgctacattcacataaataacttaaaataatcaataagGACAATATTTACAtgcgtaaaaatatttcacaatgacAATTCAATTAGgcagaataataattttgataaaaactggtaaaaaaGCTGTCAGGcgtaaaaaagttaaaaaatggCACCAATTCGATTTTCGTAATTCATAACACTGGTTTCGGttttaaattacagttaaaatactttttttatcacAATAGCTATCATgctaaaattcaaaaacaatgGCTTTAATAAATCCAGTCATGGATATTATAACTacgaaaattatataaaaaaacttcagtCTTTTAAATCCGATGTGGTATCAGTTCTTCAGACTCTGTCATTGAATTtcgaaacatttttaaaaagttaCCTATGTACAGAGATCCGATTTTTAAGcgctttttaaattttaacaatacaTTTGATAAGTACTCGAATACCTGTTTTAAATAATACCGATTGTTTTAACATCGGATTTTTCACTAAAACTAACacgttattttactttaaaatgttaattaattttaaagtaaaataaaataaattaaaacatgttttttttaataaatatttttttatataaaaacatacttGACGAGTTAGTATGTTCTGTGTATTTGTTACACATAAATTAAGCTCAGTAGGATTACGCTAGCTATACAAACTTACTGGCTATAACTATGTTTATATCACATTTGAAATATCATTCAAGTTGATATAATTACTTGCATGATCAATAAAGCTTCCACATTTACTGGCAAACTATCGAATTTggaatgtcaaaatattttgtccAAAGAAAAAGGTCAAAATTTTGTCAAAAAGGGTCAATGTTAATTCAAAAATGAATTCAAAGTTAGTGAGGTTAGTCCAAAGGGTTATGAAGTTTCGAATGAACTCGCCAAGTGAATAGTTTGCGATGTAATCTGTGTATACAATAACATTAGTATAAAAGCGTTGAAACACAACGTTACTATTGTAATAGCACATGCACTTACGTACACTAAGAGTTGAAGGGACGagcatatgtatgtataaaatgtaacGGGTATCAGCCGAGTTTGCGTGCAACACTATCTCGCCGTATCGGACGCAACACGCATACAATATTATACGTATAATACTGATTATTTAAttcgtttaatatttaattaaaattctccAGAGCGTTTATCTCGTAATGTGGGACACTTTTACGATGGCGCTACTTACTGACTGATAAGGGCCCAACGCTACCTCCGCCGCTGAACACCCAAGAAGACACTTTATGCAAATGCTATTAAGCCTTAAATTCCATTAGCCggtttaattataatatgaaattataattacaagATAATTTCGCTGTTGAATCTCAAAACAGTTATGCGAGCATGCACCCAACGCGGACGTCCATAAAAtagaaagtatttataaaactcAAATGATTATTGCCGCTGTTTTAATAATTGCGAATAACTTCTTTGAAAAACTTGAGCATTAACTTTGGAACGATATTAAGAAATATCATTTAAAGTCTCGTACATTTGATTCAGTTTGCGTTCGTGTCTCCTTGGGATGCTCAGTCGAGTATGTACGATACctacgaataaataaattacacagcTGACCGCGTAAGGAAACCAATAAGTCCAATTtagaataaatacaaaatgagtTGATGATAGAAATAAATCGTCTGTAAACTGGTCTCATTAATTTCCGAACGACAGTgtccaaaaaaataaagtcactAGATCACATGTTCGCACTTAATAGTCAAATAAATTAACCGAACGAGtagcttactttaattttacgCCGGATCAATTATCAtgtataaaagaagaaataaacagTGATAGAGAAACTATTTACATAAGTCAACATGATATACGATTTCGACGACTTGGATAGATGAAAAGTGAAGTGATTATATACAAGGTCCGTTATCTGCCTCCGAATAAGAAAACAGGTCCACTCTCGAGTCTGAGTCACAATCACATCTGTCCGCCACTAAAGTTTCTCTCATTGATCACTTCGTCATCAGCGTCCGCGAGTCTATAAACACGTGTGCACCACTTTTTCCGTGCGACAGAGCTTGCACTTGACTTCACAGCACCAGTGGAAGGTGCAGTTACACCGCTCCACCACGAACATGGTCTCGGTCCGGTAGCCCCGGCCGCAGCACATGAGGTCGCACCCGTCCACGCCGATGCTCGTGTCGTTGCAGGCACGCCCGTGTGTGCCGGGGATGCCCAGTCTCGGGTTCTTTTCGCAGAAACCCGGCGATGACTCAAGTAAACTAAATCTTTCGCCCCCGGCGATTTGTGATCTGGATTATGTGGTCGCAGTTGGAACCTATATCGGTCCCTTCGTGGCACTCTGTGTGGTGCAGCTTCGTTCCTCTGCGTAGGAGGCTCCAGGTCAGTGTTAGGCATCATGACCCGCGACGCACCGTCGAAGCGGTCCTTCAAGGAGTCGCCCACTGAGCGGAAGCTGGGCAGCCTCATCCAGCAGGTCTTGACAGTGCACGAGCCTGACATACCGTGACACTTGCACTCCTGCCGCATCTCCGTTTGCACATGCTGCGAACAAAACAACACAATCAAAATCTTgttctttaatttattctttcatGGGGAGGTCTATAACGATGTCCAAATATCTTTAAATTCCACCGATAAGCTTCGATACAGTGTGATCGATGATCTTTAAGCGTAGTCCATCGATCGCATCTCACGATCGAGCAAATTGTTACAAATCGTGAAGAGGTGGGCCGGTCGTCACCGCGCGTGGACCGATCATAAATCATACTCTAGGGACATTCATCATTCTTAGAAGGTAGATAAATGACGCGAGGATGGGAGACAGTAAATATTTTCCTATCTCGGAGCGCAGGCGCTTCGTAGAACGTCGATGACGGTATTTATTCATTGACATGTAGATGGCCGCGTATGTTATACAGCCTAGTGTCCAAATATGTGTTAAACAATCGATGGAATGCTGTGAATATTCATCAGGTGGACACCCAGTGCGTTTGTCGTGACAGGAATTAAGCGCTTCGGTTAATGACTCGTCTGGGTGGCTCGGGGCGCCCGACGTCccattttgatgaattttgggAAGGAGCGGACAGTGGATATGCAAATGTGGGTGTGCGGTGGGAGGGAGATGTGCGAGCGCAACGAATGAGTGCCTGTTGCGCAGTCGTCGCGCGCTGGGCCGCGCCGCCCGACGCATAATTAATATTACACAAGGCGACATGTCAAGTGGCGGACGATCGATCGTCATCCATAATGGTAATGTAAACACGCGCGATGACAATGGCCGTCATTGGCGCTAACTGATTGTTTTATGGATGTTTATAAGGTGCTACTGTCGAGTGGTGATTGGATAAGCGTGTTGACAGGAGTGTTCGACACTTACCGCTCGACCGGCCTCGTTGTTGTGTAGGTTCATTTTTTCTCTGAGGGTTTTGCCTCTCTCGCCGGTGTCGACGAATTCCCGGCTGAATCGGAAGCCGAAGCCGATGTTGTCGCTGCAGCCGCCCCACTTCCAGACGCGCACgttggcggcggcggcggcgcgggtgCGGTGCGGCACGCGGTCGATGTGCGAATAGTCGCACGAGCACGATTCTATGGAGCCCTCTGCGCATGCGCGCGCCACCGCGTGCGTCACTCCCGCGCTCGTGATGGCGTAGATGAACGCTGTTTCGCGGCAACCTGGTGACAATAGAAATGTTGTTTCATTAATTTATGCTAATTTATAATGAAAGAAAAGTGGTTCTACAACCTACTTAAATACGTCTGAGACTGGAATGGCTCTAATAGATTTGGAACGCAACAAATCAGGTGGCATAAAGGCTATCTTGATAATCGTTTAGATAAAACTTCGTTGATTAAAAATATCGATCTATTACGTTATTAAGTTAGGCAGTTACACATATTTCACTTTGGCATGTTTGGTATTCGAATAATTAATTCATCCCAACTGCAGAGGGGTccatattttaatcaaattttattattgctCCGAGTAAAGGGATAAAAAATCTCgacgttttaaatattttaggtattataatttaaacacgCAAAACATTTGGGCTCATCAAGCAACTGCAGTTCGAGGGATTGAATTGGCTTCGCTCTTTTAatcgtattattttattgacattttaatttgttgacagtATTAAAATCCTTTCTGAGAGCAATGGGCACATTAGGTTTTTAATTTCCTTCGTAAAATTCTATCTGAAGGCTTAAACTGTCTGCTCGATTTTATTCTTCAATATATTTATGTGCGTGGGTCTACACTTTTGAAATCTTAATGAAAGAATCCTAAACGGCCAAGAGCAGTAATCAAAGTAAACTGAATATTCCTTAATCACTGTGTTTGGAGTTATCGAGCAAGGTTATAATCGTTTAAAAGCAACAAGATCATTAAGTTTATATTCACACAATAAAGACTTGAGCAATGATTGCATCGCGTTCATTCATCCCGTACAGACGAATACATAAATCGATGCTCGCATCCCGTATCGaatactataaataattaatggcCCGGCATTAGAATCAAATActcataaaatacaattaaaagaGAGAGTATATCTCCgagattgaaaataaaagaattgcCTCTTACCTACCCGAGAGATTATAAATTTGATCATTACAAGTGGTACGGCGCGCGCATCGAATTCTCTCTCTTAATATCGATTTAATAGCCCTTGTACTTTAACGATTAATACCATACCGAGCCTTTGTCTACGCGAGCTGGCCTTCACAATGAGACGATATTATTAACCGACGGGACCTCTCTGACGTAACCTGCTCACCGTACgacatcattaaaatattcgattataatttttaatgaatCATAACACCCAGAACATGATTTTGAGGGATTCTATCTCGAACGAGTCGGGACCTTATCTCGTAGACATTGTAATTTAACGGCATAATGCGCATTAATACGGGTATTGTGGGGCGCTCATTAAActctctcgccccggaccatccGACGTTATGAGGGAATTCCTCAAAAGCTATTAAGGGCCGATCTCGATCGCTAAATAccggaatgaaaataaaactgacaattAACGCCGTTCTAACACAAGTGTAATCGCGTGTCACCTGGCCGGCTAATGCCATTCATTTAGTAATATAGTGAGGCTCGCGCTCCTTTGGTGGGCTTCCGGCCACCGACGCACCACTATAAAATCCCTTCGGAAAAAACACAGCGACCCCGTAtggatgtaaaaataataaggaacgcgtatttgttgttatttataataataatatgtggaACGGGCCCGGAGCAGCCCGCGCCAGCTTTATTAAGGACTCAATAAGCaaatgaaatcatttttttattgagttgtCATCGTGCACCGATATAAATTACGGTGCGCACACACTGCCGCGGACCGCTCTCGGATTCGCTTTTTGTGCTTCCCTTTGGGATGTtatacaaaagtattttattcagCAATTACTTGAGACGTTCGACCGGgaattttaatgtcaatttcGCCATCATTCAATGCTCGGACGAAATTAATTCAAGGTAGGGATACGTACATACGAGCGGTCGCGGACTCATGCATTTATCTTCTGTAATGACTTGGAAACGTTCGGTCGCATTAACTATAACGTATAGGTGAGGCCAATTAAATATGGCACACGTAAATAACGCTTGTGAAATTATAGCTTTTGGCTAATCGGGTTTAACATTGAGGTGTAATGTGCGATGGGCTTTAGGGAGTTTCACAAGATGTGGTTTGTGTTTTATGTTCGGTTTATGAAGGTGAAGCTTCACGGATATCAGTTTGAGTGCGTCCGAGTGAGCGAAGTCGGAGGTCGTGCGGCGGGGTGCCGCCAGGTGCTCGCCCCACGTGCGCCGACCACGTCTTCATAACCCGTAGATAAATGTCGCCACATCTGGCCACCGCAGATGTGAATCACTGCCCGCTGTGATTTTAACATCGCTACTTTTACTTTATCTCAAACATGATCTAACGGTACGCGGCTACCCGACCAATTAGATGTATAAACGACAActggaaataatttttaattggtCTGTGAGAATTTTAAGGCTCGTCTATCGATATCGATGATTCACGGACGTGCCGCGACCTGTTTGACATTGTTCGGTAGTGATTCTTTGTTCTGCATTAAACATGAATACTAAGGTACCCGTTTATAACTAGAAATTAattgtagtaatattttatctcggtggATGCGACGAGCAACAAAGCCGATTGTCGCGTTTTGCGAATAAATCGCGACGTAGAAAAATTATGACAGATGTAAAAAGGCTCCGTCCGCGTGAGCGCATTAGTCACGgcattaaatataatgtaaatggCCGACACGAGCCTAATTAAACGCCGAACAACAGTGATCCGACACCGGCGCTGTACAGCCTCTAATACAAATAGCCATTCGTTACCTGCTCGATAGGCCTACGcagttaaatattcataattaagGTGcgctattattttattgaggCAATTTCGCCCCATCAAATTGCAGTCAAATAAGAACAAACATGAGTAATGTGGAtctataaaagtaaattattattataactgatAATAAAGTGCTGTCCGTGGATTATCTGTGCAGATAATAAATGGTCCCGTGGTGGGTTTACAGCGCGAGCAGCGAACGATAATTCCGTCCCGACGGATTGGCAGTTAAGGCGAGGCGTTGAGAATTTATAAAAGTCAAAAACTCGTAAATCCGAGCGCGCGTCCGCCGCATCGcactgttaaaataaaacttaatcacTGTTGACATTTGACGAACACCTGGCCCCGCGGTCACTAccattaaataattcaaaattaatgtaCTAATTAAATATGTTCCTGTTTGCATTGAGTCATCACGCCGTGGTGTTTCCATAAGATTAATTTGAAAGATTGACTTATGGAGGTTTCGCGCGTCGCGCCTCTCGTGCCTTATTTATGACGACTTGCATTATTCAAATTTGATGAGACGTAATTACTCAAAACATCCATAAATCACTGGGTTTATAATACGGTGTTTGGCCGGTTTAGAAATCGTTCCGGCTCACATCGCTTTATCCGACTGCGATGAAGTCATTGACGTCTGTGTGTACCGAAACATGGCTTTTACGAGTATGTAATGACATTTATCTATCCGCTGAAAGACGCATCTTGGAGATTATAAAAGACGGGATTCTTCCCTTAATGAAATAAGAAAGGAATTCGATGCGTACTGGGAGAGGAATAGAAGCAAAGAAGGCAATTTCACCGTAAAGGACTTGGAAGATGGGGCAATAAAAAGCAATAATTCATTTTCGTTATGCCATGTATGGGTGATAATTTCACATTGAGTCCGAGCCCCGAGTCTCCGGTGCGACAATTCAAAATTACGTCGGTCGTATATCACTCATTGTGAGTGGCACAAAGCGCTGCCAGCTACCACTAGCTACCAACAGCCCAGCGCCGCGACACCCATTCACACAATGGACAAAGACATTTGTTTTCAAACTCCAGAAAAGcaccaaaaataatttcgttttaaGTGAGCTGTCCATAAACAATAAAGGGCGATCGGAGCTTCGGCAACTGGGAACCCGTCGATAAATATGATGACGGCCGCCCCGTCCGTGGCCGTCGACATCGGCCTTAATCGTCTCATTTCAGTTTCACAAAACGCGCGTTATCTCGAAAACAATTCAAACGCCACAAAACCTAAAACGCTTATCTAATTGAGCATTAAATATTTCGTCGAGGGCATTTTATATCGGCTTTATTTTCGGTGTCGATCGTTTTATACGTTTTATCCACCCACGACGTCGGAATCTCGGGTGCGCGTACGATACACACCAAAAcaggaaatatttgaaaaaaggtTGGGTTTTATTGGCCGAGTTACCTGCCATTAGGAGCTGCGTTAGGTGTAAACGTGGCTTCCGTGGGGCTTGTACGAGTGCAGTGGAATCGCTAAACTACACAGCAGGGGGCTCGCCGCGGGAACTCGGACCATATATTTTCTATTCTCGGCTCGACAATGACGCGACGAATAAAGGCCTTACTATTGTGCCGTTGTCATCATTTGTGTTAATACGATCCTTGAGGTTTACACCACAATGAGATGAAGTTGTCGCGTCCGAGTGTCAATGGTGTGACAACGTGTAAATTAGTAATTATAGGTGTCGCGTCCGGGGGGGCTTTGTGTGCCTCGCTTGTAATCATGGACAGCCTGCACAGCTATAAGTTGGGGATTGATGAGTTTCGGGGACCACATTTGCGAGTTTacgttttttgtttattgagtAGCGTTGTGACGGGCTCCCGCGGGGTCGACTCCGTTTTTATGTATCTTAAATGGACGTAATTGCAATGTATTAAATTTTTTCATCTTGTGTATTGCGTGGAGCGGTAATACCGAGCCCGCCCTGCATGCCCTTAATAAAGTAATACGCTCTAAATGCACACGCATATAACATAAATTTTGTAATCGCCTTGCTCTTTTTATCATGTGAAATGATTACGATGGTGGTCCGCTGGCCGTGCTATATCTGgcttttaatttagaaaaatggTACTTTGCTTTTATAGTTTGTATGCGAGCatacaatatcaatatttattttttgctctAGGCGTTTAGTTTTATGGCCGTCGATGGTAAATACTTTACTGTGTGCGTAAGAACTATATATCATGTGGATGCGAGCACTAGAATtatatgatttaatgttttaaattaatatgactGGCTTTGTGTCTAGCTGAATTATTAACGGTTATTCATAGCTGTATAAGCTGACTTGTAAGTGATGTCTGTTCGTGAGTTTTATTAGTGGAACTTTCAATGACTTTCTAGTGTGGGAGTGTTGACATTTACATTCCTAAATCGCCAACGAAATGATGAATAACTTTAAttggtttttaaatataaatagtttaatataTTTGGTCCCTCGTATTTGGTATCGCCCGAGGCAACACGCGACCCGGGCTAACTTATTCTTTACGATGAACATTAGTGTTGTGTAAACATATACCTAATTGCGATTTGTTaccaattttgtttttcatgaatattttataagcttAATGGTTTATGACATCTGGTTTTATAATGAGAAAACGCCATTTGAATCAACAATAGTATTCTTGTTTGCGCTTTGTTCCGTTTAACGttttattgattgttttattttagaaattcttAATTTATACCGTGGATTCTTAATTTATAGAGTTTTACCGTGGAAACCTTTTAGCCAAGTGAAATATATATCTGTATCGTAATTAGAGCAGTTGCTTCAAAGcttattttgatttgacaaaatattgaacaactttctcaaaaactaaaaagtaccTTTTTATCAAAACTAAAACAACTTTAACTTGGGAATAAGAAATAGAGACATTTACAGAAACGGCTTGTTCTATTCATTAACGCATTTGAGACGCAGGTCAATGACCCGAGCAGGCAGACGTATGGCCGATATCTTACTGTGCCGATTCCCAAATGAGAACGAATTAGCTGGAGATACTCCAGCCCATGCtcttaattttaaagataacCTACTAATGCTTACCTCGAACTCCGACCCACCAAAAGCTTTTtccaataaatcattttattcatagaattaattccaaaactcattttttattcttcaaaatatttggcTCGTATTAGCACGAAGTTTTgttgcaaaaagtttttaagtaaacgccaaaaaaaatgcaaacgacaaaatcgaataaaaaaactgcgttttttttctattatagcGAATAATTCTTGTTTGTGCCGAACAGATGTTCGCAGGCTCATAATAAGGCGTATCGCGTACAAAGCATCGAAATCGGACACCGGAGATAGGGCAGCCCCGATCTGACAACAAAATAACCTTTTACCGTCTCAAAACTTGCTTGCCAAACAATTCACGACCTTAACAACCCACAAATAAAGACCCAGTAGCATTTAAACAACAGCAAAACCAAATAAAGCAATgcgttttaaaacattttaatttcgaAGTGTACCTTTATAAATGtaggttattattttaaattgaaaaactaaGTCTTTAcactgttaaataaaatacttaatgcgATGCATAAAGTAAAGCTTCTAAAAGGGATTATGTACTGCAGTAATATCCCTAACCTATTGAATTCAGTTGTGTAACCAGTATTGTGAGGCTAATGGGTATCTATTTGCTGATTTATATCTATTGATAATAATCTACATCCATTCAAATCAACTAAATGGATTCGACGCTCGCGCAATTGTGGCCCGGTGTTTATGGGATATAAAAACATCGTTTTTTTCTCTTCTCAATACACTATAGGAGAATCGATGCGGAATTAGAATCGGATTATGATCTCATTCATaagaactaaaattatatttcaaattatcgtaaaaatattaaaacacgtTCACAAAACGGaattgaaaaaagtaaaaaacatgaGAGTTATCGACAAACGGGAACTGAAACGTCACTCGACCTCATGTAATTGATCCGGGATGTTTTATCTTGATGAGTCCTTTATATGTGCCCCCGACTTGCTACCCTCCCGTTGAATACagataaaatcttttaaaaggGTTGCCAACTAAAGATATCACTTAATTTGTAGCCTCTCTTTGTAACTGGAATTGGGGATTTATACAAAACATCTTTTTGTCCAACGTTGCTCTTTGCAGGGTTAAAACGTAAAAAGTGTATGCGATCCGAGATTTTCGATTGAGTTTTTTAAAGATTAGCCTTTTAAACGTCTCAATGGTCTGTAATCTGTTTCCTTAGTATTTTAGAAGGGTATTTAGGACTTATCTTCTTAAgttctttttaatgttttgttcgTTTTGTTTCGCGATATCAAAATTGAGACAAATGAATGACGCGTGTACCCTAAACCGTTTTTGCGTTTATTGTTCAGTTTTTGTTCTTGAAGGGGACAATAAAATCGTGATTCGAGTATTAACTCGTCAACCTTTGTCAGTTGTTTGGATTTAATTAATCTAATAACAGCTTACCTCTGTCGACGATTTTGCCAAACAAGTTTTTCCCTCTGAGGAAGTTTCTTGTTGAGCAGTTCCATCTTCTGTACTTGAACTGGTGCTGGCACTCGGCGACAGCCATGCTGGCGCCCTTGGCCACTGCTGACAGTACTCCAGGGTTCTCTCTGGCAAGTCTTCTCTGTTTTCGCCTGAGGGTGGCGTGGACGGCAGGGTCCATGTATAGGACCCCAGGTGAAATCGGCGACAGATTATTTGGCTCCCCCGCTTTGGCTATACCCCTACAACAAAATAGGATTTGTTACAAAGATGTACTCAGGAATTGCAAATGAAACgcgcaaaaaaataaacctcaTTGTCCAAAAGCGATAAGATTGACTTTTGTCACTGTAAAAGACAATGCTTGGCGTTCAAAAAACTTattaagaaaa belongs to Helicoverpa armigera isolate CAAS_96S chromosome 6, ASM3070526v1, whole genome shotgun sequence and includes:
- the Wg gene encoding LOW QUALITY PROTEIN: protein Wnt-1 (The sequence of the model RefSeq protein was modified relative to this genomic sequence to represent the inferred CDS: inserted 1 base in 1 codon) translates to MKCLWLFVIVLCVTCDAANKPRRGRGSMWWGIAKAGEPNNLSPISPGVLYMDPAVHATLRRKQRRLARENPGVLSAVAKGASMAVAECQHQFKYRRWNCSTRNFLRGKNLFGKIVDRGCRETAFIYAITSAGVTHAVARACAEGSIESCSCDYSHIDRVPHRTRAAAAANVRVWKWGGCSDNIGFGFRFSREFVDTGERGKTLREKMNLHNNEAGRAHVQTEMRQECKCHGMSGSCTVKTCWMRLPSFRSVGDSLKDRFDGASRVMMPNTDLEPPTQRNEAAPHRVPRRDRYRFQLRPHNPDHKSPGAKDLVXLESSPGFCEKNPRLGIPGTHGRACNDTSIGVDGCDLMCCGRGYRTETMFVVERCNCTFHWCCEVKCKLCRTEKVVHTCL